The following coding sequences are from one Panicum hallii strain FIL2 chromosome 5, PHallii_v3.1, whole genome shotgun sequence window:
- the LOC112895032 gene encoding uncharacterized protein LOC112895032, producing the protein MGGAAPARLPLPLPRPPRLHSHQSTPIPYLHATAPAAASSSTLSVPRSAPSPSVRVARPRRRAAMSAAAAASSSSIGVSDGTGIGALSLESVGHNDLLVVGPGVLGRIVAEMWKQEYPGCKVYGQTATTDHHSELTDIGIIPSLKGSIIGPKFPYVIFCAPPYRSEDYAGDLRVAASNWNGEGSFLFTSSTAVYDCSDNGLCSEDSPCVQIGQSPRTDVLLKAENVVLEAGGCVLRLVGLYKSDRGPHVYWLSKGTLDARPDHVLNLIHYEDAASLAIAIMKKGLRSRVFVGCDNEPLSRQEIMDRVNRSGKFDTEFQGFTGTDGPLGKRMENSKTRAEIGWRPKYPSFREFLGLSNL; encoded by the exons ATGGGCGGAGCCGCGCCAGCGCGATTACCACTACCACTTCCTCGTCCACCCCGACTCCACTCCCACCAGTCAACGCCGATTCCCTATCTTCACGCTACCGCACCTGCcgctgcctcctcctccaccctcTCTGTCCCTCGCTCCGCTCCAAGCCCGAGCGTCCGCgtcgcccgcccgcgccgccgcgccgcgatgtctgccgccgccgccgcctcctcatCCTCCATCG GAGTATCGGATGGAACGGGGATCGGCGCTCTCTCGTTGGAGAGCGTCGGGCACAACGACCTACTGGTCGTCGGACCCGGCGTGCTTGGCCGGATCGTCGCTGAGATGTGGAAACAG GAATATCCAGGTTGCAAGGTTTATGGCCAGACTGCAACCACAGATCATCACAGTGAATTAACTGACATTGGCATCATCCCATCCTTGAAGGGGTCCATAATTGGTCCAAAATTTCCTTATGTTATTTTCTGTGCTCCACCATATCGTTCTGAGGATTATGCCGGGGATCTGAG AGTAGCAGCTTCAAATTGGAATGGAGAAGGCTCTTTCCTGTTCACCTCAAGTACTGCTGTGTATGATTGCAGTGACAATGGATTGTGCAGTGAG GATTCTCCTTGTGTACAGATTGGTCAAAGCCCTCGTACCGATGTCCTTCTAAAAGCTGAAAATGTTGTCCTTGAGGCAGGAGGCTGTGTTCTCAGGCTTGTGGGACTTTAC AAATCTGATCGAGGTCCTCATGTTTACTGGCTGTCAAAAGGAACCTTGGATGCCCGTCCTGATCATGTACTCAATCTGATACATTATGAA GATGCAGCCTCCCTTGCAATTGCCATCATGAAAAAGGGATTACGCAGCCGTGTCTTTGTGGGCTGTGACAATGAGCCTCTATCCAG GCAGGAGATTATGGACCGTGTCAACAGAAGTGGGAAATTTGACACGGAGTTCCAGGGCTTCACTG GGACTGATGGCCCGCTGGGGAAGAGGATGGAGAATTCCAAAACCCGGGCTGAGATCGGATGGCGGCCCAAGTATCCGAGTTTCAGAGAGTTCCTTGGTCTCAGCAATCTGTAA
- the LOC112895149 gene encoding uncharacterized protein LOC112895149 — protein sequence MRAATAASFRLAPATNPPHRRASATSSCSLKPAPIAQPSRVFTLARRAPVARASLGVSHDKGSEVSGADVVSQNDLLIVGPGVLGRIVAEKWQKEHPGCKVYGQTASTNHHSELTDLGIIPSLKGSTISQKVPHVIFCAPPSGSDDYPEDVRVAASNWNGEGSFLFTSSTALYDCSDNMMCNEYCPSVPIGRSPRTDVLLKVENVVLEAGGCVLRLAGLYKIDRGAHVFWLRKGTLDTRPDHIINQIHYEDAASLAIAIMKKRLRNQTFLGCDNKPLSRQEIMDAVNRSGKFDTKFEGFTGTDGPLGKRMENSKTRAEIGWEPKYPSFTEFLGLSS from the exons ATGAGAGCCGCCACTGCGGCCTCCTTCCGTCTGGCTCCCGCCACGAACCCGCCCCATCGCCgcgcctccgccacctcctcctgTTCCCTGAAACCCGCCCCGATTGCTCAGCCATCTCGCGTCTTCACGCTCGCCCGCCGCGCGCCTGTCGCCCGCGCCTCTCTTG GGGTATCTCATGATAAAGGCTCCGAGGTCTCTGGCGCCGATGTTGTTAGCCAGAATGATCTACTGATTGTGGGCCCTGGCGTGCTTGGACGAATTGTAGCTGAGAAGTGGCAAAAG GAGCATCCGGGTTGCAAAGTTTATGGCCAGACTGCAAGCACAAATCATCATAGCGAGTTAACAGATCTTGGTATCATCCCCTCATTGAAGGGCTCCACTATTTCTCAGAAGGTTCCGCATGTTATTTTCTGTGCTCCTCCATCTGGTTCTGATGATTACCCTGAGGATGTCAG AGTGGCAGCGTCAAATTGGAATGGTGAAGGATCTTTCCTGTTTACATCAAGCACTGCTCTGTATGACTGCAGTGACAACATGATGTGCAATGAG TATTGTCCATCAGTGCCAATTGGCAGGAGCCCTCGTACCGATGTACTTCTGAAAGTGGAAAATGTTGTTCTTGAGGCAGGAGGTTGTGTTCTCAGGCTAGCTGGACTTTAT AAGATAGATAGAGGTGCTCATGTATTTTGGTTGAGGAAAGGTACTTTGGACACACGACCAGATCATATCATCAACCAGATTCATTATGAG GATGCTGCTTCCCTTGCAATAGCGATCATGAAAAAGAGACTGCGGAATCAAACCTTTCTTGGCTGTGACAATAAGCCTCTTTCCAG GCAAGAAATAATGGACGCTGTGAACAGAAGTGGAAAATTTGACACGAAGTTTGAAGGCTTTACTG GTACTGACGGTCCATTGGGCAAGAGGATGGAGAACTCGAAAACTCGGGCTGAGATTGGGTGGGAGCCTAAGTATCCCAGCTTCACTGAATTCCTTGGTCTCAGCAGCTAG